The DNA sequence CTGAGGCACAAGGAGAGCGGCACGAAGGAGGAGCAGTTCGAGAACGTGCAGGAGACCGCAGAACATCTTCTGCCGCTGATACGGAGCGGCTGCAGGATTGCCATCACCCACGGGAACGGTCCGCAGGTCGGGGACATCCTGCTGAAGAACGAGCTGGCCAAGCACGTTCTCCCGCCCATGCCGCTCGATGTCTGCGGTGCCGAAAGCCAGGGGATGATCGGCTACATGATCCAGAACTCCCTCACGAACGTCCTCTCATCCGCCGGCATCCACGTGCCCACGGTCACCCTGCTCACCCAGGTTCTGGTGGACAGCCGGGATCCGGCATTCCAGAATCCGAGCAAACCAATCGGCCCCTACTACACCGCGATGGAGGCGGTGAAACTCCGGAGCGAGAAGGGATGGACCGTGATGCAGGACAGCGGCAGAGGCTATCGGAGGGTCGTCCCCTCCCCGGAGCCGCGTGAGATCCTGGAAGGGGAGGCGATCGCCACCCTCTTCAACGAAGGCGCCATCGTAGTCGCGTGCGGCGGCGGAGGCATCCCCGTCGTTCGGGATGCACGCGGATGTCTCCAAGGGGTGGAGGCGGTCATCGACAAGGATCTCTCCGCAGGTCTTTTCGCAGGTCTGATCGGAGCGGATACGCTTCTCATCCTGACCGATGTCGAGAAGGTCTACCTCAACTACGGCAGACCTGATCAGGAGGAACTGGTCGAGGTGACGGCGGAGGAGGCAACATGTCACCAGAAGGCGGGGCAGTTCCCGCCCGGCAGCATGGGCCCCAAGATCGAGGCTGCAGTCCGTTTCGTTCGAAGCGGCGGAGA is a window from the Methanomicrobiales archaeon genome containing:
- the arcC gene encoding carbamate kinase, translated to MRERRVLVALGGNAILRHKESGTKEEQFENVQETAEHLLPLIRSGCRIAITHGNGPQVGDILLKNELAKHVLPPMPLDVCGAESQGMIGYMIQNSLTNVLSSAGIHVPTVTLLTQVLVDSRDPAFQNPSKPIGPYYTAMEAVKLRSEKGWTVMQDSGRGYRRVVPSPEPREILEGEAIATLFNEGAIVVACGGGGIPVVRDARGCLQGVEAVIDKDLSAGLFAGLIGADTLLILTDVEKVYLNYGRPDQEELVEVTAEEATCHQKAGQFPPGSMGPKIEAAVRFVRSGGERTIITTPPLAAAALEGRAGTTILP